From Desulfuribacillus stibiiarsenatis, a single genomic window includes:
- a CDS encoding GDSL-type esterase/lipase family protein, translated as MLARKIWLLLAFTCVFGSMILLSGIVYAFMVTPHSVYQGEPIEDPIERERRAALKGFGEDTIVVVVMGDSIARGMGDETGDGLTSELVNLFQENEKQVEVVNIAVDGLESDELLELIESEQTDELLQRADLILISIGGNDLRGVLRGDMSILKTGEIDEIQEGYLDNVSNSIDYIRELNEESYIAFVGLYNPFDIYSLDDDYSDIDLIEFLKDWNYQTQLLVEEDNLGVFVPTYDLFKWNIEQFMSRDGIHPNAAGYQAIASRIATVFRSIVKLD; from the coding sequence ATGCTTGCAAGGAAAATATGGCTACTATTAGCCTTTACATGTGTTTTTGGAAGCATGATTCTGCTTTCAGGAATTGTGTACGCTTTCATGGTGACTCCTCATTCCGTATATCAAGGAGAACCTATAGAGGATCCGATTGAACGGGAAAGAAGAGCAGCGCTCAAAGGATTCGGGGAAGATACCATTGTTGTTGTAGTAATGGGTGATTCTATTGCAAGGGGTATGGGTGACGAGACTGGAGATGGACTGACAAGTGAACTAGTCAATCTTTTTCAAGAAAATGAGAAACAGGTTGAAGTCGTAAATATCGCTGTCGACGGTTTAGAATCCGATGAGCTATTGGAGCTAATAGAATCGGAGCAAACAGATGAATTATTACAAAGGGCAGATTTGATTCTGATTTCCATAGGCGGCAATGATCTGCGCGGAGTGCTTAGAGGCGATATGAGCATTTTAAAAACAGGGGAAATTGATGAAATTCAAGAAGGGTACTTAGATAATGTAAGCAACTCCATTGACTACATTCGTGAACTCAACGAAGAGAGTTATATTGCATTTGTAGGACTGTACAATCCGTTTGATATCTATTCATTAGATGACGATTATAGCGACATTGATCTTATAGAATTTCTTAAAGATTGGAATTATCAGACACAGCTGCTAGTAGAAGAAGACAATCTTGGAGTATTCGTGCCTACTTACGATTTGTTCAAATGGAATATAGAGCAGTTTATGTCACGGGACGGGATTCATCCAAATGCTGCTGGCTACCAAGCAATTGCATCTCGAATTGCTACTGTGTTTCGATCGATAGTGAAATTAGACTAG
- a CDS encoding MTH1187 family thiamine-binding protein: MPIVEFSIVPLGTQSTSISVYVAAVHKVLEDYKERVTYQLTPMSTIIEGNLADIMEIVQKLHEVPFENGAKRILTSIKIDDRRDKKQQMSDKIDSVKTKLIL, encoded by the coding sequence ATGCCGATTGTTGAATTTTCGATAGTACCTCTAGGAACACAAAGCACAAGTATAAGTGTTTACGTTGCAGCAGTGCATAAAGTATTAGAGGATTATAAAGAACGAGTTACCTATCAATTAACACCGATGAGTACAATTATTGAAGGAAATCTAGCGGATATAATGGAAATTGTACAAAAGTTACACGAGGTACCTTTCGAGAATGGTGCGAAAAGGATTTTGACAAGCATTAAGATTGATGACCGTAGAGATAAGAAACAACAAATGAGTGATAAAATTGATTCAGTCAAGACGAAACTTATACTATAA
- a CDS encoding LysM peptidoglycan-binding domain-containing protein produces MSYQQNPNDSHETQQQIPPVLQPLFPQPGPPFPQPRPPFPQPGPPFPQPRPPFPQPRPPFPQPRPPFPQPRPPFPQPRPPFPQPRPPFPQPRPPFPQPRPPFPQPRPPFPQPIPIPIPIPVPPYPQPLPPVIQPRRPWACPSDYSGIYTVVVGDNIYSIAQRFRVPVANLVAANPHISNPNILYPGDQLCVPYWY; encoded by the coding sequence ATGTCTTACCAGCAAAACCCTAACGACTCACATGAGACACAGCAACAAATACCACCCGTCTTACAACCATTGTTCCCGCAACCTGGACCACCGTTCCCACAACCTAGACCACCATTCCCACAACCTGGACCACCGTTCCCGCAACCTAGACCACCATTCCCACAACCTAGACCACCATTCCCACAACCTAGACCACCGTTCCCGCAACCTAGACCACCGTTCCCGCAACCTAGACCACCGTTCCCACAACCTAGACCACCGTTCCCACAGCCTAGACCACCGTTCCCACAGCCTAGACCACCGTTCCCGCAACCTAGACCACCGTTCCCGCAGCCGATACCGATTCCGATTCCAATACCAGTGCCACCATACCCACAACCACTGCCACCAGTGATACAGCCACGCCGTCCATGGGCTTGTCCTAGTGACTATTCTGGAATTTACACCGTTGTCGTAGGCGATAACATATATTCTATTGCTCAACGCTTCAGAGTTCCTGTTGCAAACTTAGTTGCTGCAAACCCTCACATATCAAACCCTAATATCCTATACCCTGGCGATCAGTTATGTGTTCCATATTGGTATTAA
- a CDS encoding PAS domain-containing hybrid sensor histidine kinase/response regulator, with protein sequence MHQYNHTFTETLFANGPCVIFQWSPQVGWPVSYVSPNVYQVLGYQQQQLILGEISFFELIHPDDIGRIEAEVQQHLDEGRSDFKQQYRLMRADGQYIWVDDYTYVIYDSQQEGAMINGYIVDVNDQVNAHRENENQKQRLALVIDGTDIAFWDWNVQTGDTVFNERWAQMIGYTVEDLQPISIETWIRYAHPDDLEQSNLLLNQHFAGEIPHYDYECRLRHKDGHWIWVHDRGKVMSWTEDGKPLRMIGTHVDITRRKLEEHSKHYQNQQFQALFKYTSDGVVFFDLQGIIQKVNQQFCDMFGYQVQEVLGNQINEIIDPEKKCNDYLWDAIIEGKRIKVETSRYSRTGSMIDVLVKGGPVIIDEGIVGGYIVYADITRQKQQNRELEARDELLRKLSENVPGVIFQYQLNQDGSSCFPFASEGMKDIYNVYPEEVKLDATRVFEVIHPEDIEKIRDSISRSSKTGDIWSDEYRVIFPDDNGNLKESWRHGQSTPEYLPNGSVIWHGYISNHDNQKEIERKLIAARKEAEEANSAKSQFLSTMSHEIRTPMNAIIGMTEVLEEIVIGEEVKQYIKVIRRNGEFLLYTINSVLDLAKIESGAIHIHKLPVHMVAFISELSNIYQVLAHRKGLEFLVELDYDNSGKDEYVLVDIDKLRQVLVNLIGNAIKFTEKGHVRLIIRKINHQLLQFQVVDTGIGIPEHKLDIIFNDFVQVDSSTTRTYGGTGLGLSISKKLVHLMGGSIWAESQAGVGSTFFFNLPMEVSFSRVSNYENVEKSSGAYYESTECNDTLSQNNKRILIVDDVADNRLLLQVFLKQVPCEIIFAVNGSDALEQYKEASKRSEQQIHLILMDMQMPVMDGYTATQKIREWERGNKLQEVPIIALTAYALKEEQHKSIRSGCNCHMSKPIKKVELIAAIKRYLCENTFE encoded by the coding sequence ATGCACCAATACAACCATACGTTTACAGAGACATTATTTGCAAATGGTCCCTGTGTAATTTTTCAATGGTCACCACAAGTGGGATGGCCTGTTTCTTATGTATCACCCAACGTGTATCAAGTATTAGGGTATCAACAGCAGCAACTGATACTTGGTGAGATAAGTTTTTTTGAATTAATACATCCGGATGATATCGGTAGGATTGAGGCAGAGGTACAACAGCACCTTGATGAGGGTAGAAGCGACTTTAAACAGCAATATCGGCTAATGCGTGCAGATGGTCAGTATATTTGGGTGGATGACTATACTTATGTCATTTACGATTCGCAACAAGAAGGGGCAATGATTAATGGATATATTGTGGATGTCAATGATCAGGTCAATGCGCATAGAGAAAATGAAAACCAGAAACAGCGACTAGCACTAGTCATCGATGGAACAGATATTGCCTTTTGGGATTGGAATGTGCAAACGGGCGACACGGTATTTAACGAACGTTGGGCGCAAATGATTGGTTATACAGTGGAGGACCTGCAGCCAATAAGCATTGAGACTTGGATTCGATATGCACACCCAGACGACTTAGAACAATCTAACCTTTTATTGAATCAGCATTTTGCTGGTGAAATACCGCATTATGACTATGAATGTAGGTTGCGCCATAAAGATGGACATTGGATATGGGTTCATGACCGAGGGAAGGTTATGTCTTGGACGGAAGATGGCAAACCTCTTCGCATGATAGGAACTCATGTGGATATAACGAGGCGTAAACTAGAAGAACATAGTAAGCACTATCAGAATCAACAATTTCAGGCTCTTTTTAAATATACTTCCGATGGTGTTGTGTTTTTTGATTTACAAGGGATAATTCAAAAAGTAAATCAACAGTTCTGTGATATGTTCGGGTACCAAGTGCAGGAAGTATTAGGAAATCAGATTAACGAGATCATAGATCCAGAAAAGAAATGTAATGATTATTTATGGGACGCTATTATCGAGGGAAAACGTATCAAGGTTGAAACCAGTCGTTACAGTAGAACAGGCTCAATGATTGATGTACTAGTCAAGGGCGGACCTGTAATTATAGATGAGGGAATAGTGGGCGGTTATATTGTATACGCAGACATCACAAGGCAAAAACAACAAAATAGGGAACTGGAAGCCCGGGACGAATTGCTTCGCAAATTATCAGAGAATGTTCCGGGAGTGATTTTTCAATATCAGCTAAACCAAGATGGGTCTTCCTGTTTTCCGTTTGCTAGCGAAGGAATGAAGGATATTTATAACGTGTATCCTGAAGAGGTGAAATTGGACGCAACTAGGGTATTTGAAGTCATACACCCTGAAGATATCGAGAAAATCAGAGATAGCATTAGTCGTTCCAGTAAAACCGGTGACATATGGTCTGATGAATATAGAGTCATCTTTCCTGACGACAATGGAAATTTAAAAGAGAGCTGGCGACATGGACAATCCACGCCGGAATACTTGCCAAATGGCAGTGTTATATGGCATGGTTACATTTCGAATCATGATAACCAAAAAGAAATAGAAAGAAAGTTAATCGCGGCAAGAAAAGAAGCAGAAGAAGCGAATAGTGCAAAAAGTCAATTTTTATCTACTATGAGTCATGAAATCCGAACCCCGATGAATGCAATTATAGGGATGACTGAAGTGTTAGAAGAAATTGTTATAGGTGAAGAGGTTAAACAATATATTAAGGTAATCCGTCGAAATGGAGAATTTTTATTATACACAATTAACTCTGTACTAGACTTAGCTAAGATTGAATCAGGTGCGATTCATATCCATAAACTACCGGTCCATATGGTCGCGTTTATATCAGAGCTTTCTAATATTTATCAAGTGTTAGCACATCGTAAGGGTTTAGAGTTTTTAGTCGAATTAGACTATGACAATAGCGGTAAGGATGAATATGTGCTAGTAGATATCGATAAATTGCGACAAGTCCTAGTCAACCTAATAGGGAATGCGATTAAGTTCACAGAAAAAGGTCATGTTCGATTAATCATTCGCAAAATTAATCATCAACTTTTACAGTTTCAAGTGGTTGATACAGGAATCGGCATCCCAGAGCATAAACTAGATATTATATTTAATGACTTCGTTCAAGTAGATTCTTCAACGACACGAACCTATGGTGGAACAGGCCTAGGCCTAAGCATCTCAAAAAAGTTAGTGCATTTAATGGGAGGTAGCATATGGGCTGAAAGCCAAGCTGGAGTTGGTAGCACCTTCTTCTTTAATCTTCCTATGGAAGTTAGCTTTAGCAGAGTCAGCAATTACGAGAATGTAGAGAAATCTTCTGGAGCATATTATGAAAGTACAGAGTGTAATGATACATTGAGCCAAAACAATAAGAGAATTTTAATAGTCGATGATGTGGCTGATAATCGTTTACTACTGCAAGTGTTTTTGAAACAAGTTCCATGCGAAATAATTTTTGCTGTCAATGGTAGCGATGCATTGGAACAATATAAGGAAGCATCGAAGCGCTCGGAGCAACAAATCCACCTCATATTAATGGATATGCAAATGCCAGTGATGGATGGTTATACTGCAACACAGAAGATACGCGAATGGGAACGAGGGAACAAGTTGCAAGAAGTTCCGATTATTGCACTGACTGCTTATGCACTCAAAGAAGAGCAACATAAGAGTATTCGATCTGGTTGCAACTGCCATATGAGCAAGCCAATTAAAAAAGTAGAGTTAATTGCAGCGATCAAACGATATCTCTGCGAGAATACATTTGAATAG
- a CDS encoding thioredoxin domain-containing protein codes for MHNHGKQNRLAKEKSPYLLQHAHNPVDWFAWSEEAFETAKQQNKPIFLSIGYSTCHWCHVMEKESFESEQVAAILNEHFISVKVDREERPDVDHIYMTACQAMTGHGGWPLTVFMTHDKKPFYIGTYFPTETKWGRPGFMEVLNQINEKWQNNHEQVLEASEQMTTAIQPRFTEFEPGTAEERTITRAYKQFAADYDEMFGGFGGAPKFLTPHNLMFLLRYWKQTGSEDALKMVEKTLDSMYRGGIYDHIGFGFSRYSTDQEWLVPHFEKMLYDNALMAYTYLEAYQATQREEFARVAEEIFTYVLRDMTHPEGSFYSAEDADSEGVEGKFYVWKPQEVLEVLGQEEGQLYCKAYDISDCSNFENYSIPNLIRASFVRIAHEYGITIEKLEERLEISRSKLLEHRQKRVHPHKDDKILTAWNGLMIAAFAKGAQVLKRPIYKETAEKAIQFIMNNLRREDGRLLARYRDGEAKFLAYLDDYAFMTWGLIEQYQATFDAKYLEMALQLQQQTDQLFWDDKDGGYFFYGTDGEQLLTRPKEIYDGAIPAGNSVIAFNTIRLARLTGNQELEKRAEQIIESFAGTINEYPRAYSFFLLAIQFALGDTREIVIVGKQEDIDTLRMLDTLRSSFLPDAVILFRPEQQDAKTPIDKIAPFILGKDAIAGKATAYICENQSCQSPITDIDDMIQYFHQSQPEQPHA; via the coding sequence ATTCATAATCATGGGAAACAAAATAGATTAGCAAAAGAAAAATCTCCCTATTTACTTCAGCATGCCCATAATCCTGTAGATTGGTTTGCATGGTCTGAAGAAGCATTTGAAACGGCAAAACAACAAAATAAACCTATATTCTTAAGCATAGGCTATTCGACTTGCCATTGGTGCCACGTCATGGAAAAGGAAAGCTTTGAGAGTGAACAAGTAGCGGCAATTTTGAATGAGCACTTTATATCGGTTAAAGTCGACCGAGAAGAAAGACCAGATGTCGATCATATTTATATGACCGCATGTCAAGCGATGACTGGACACGGCGGATGGCCGTTGACTGTCTTTATGACGCATGATAAGAAACCGTTTTACATAGGAACATACTTCCCGACTGAAACGAAGTGGGGTAGACCTGGATTCATGGAAGTATTGAATCAAATTAACGAGAAATGGCAGAACAATCATGAACAAGTGTTAGAAGCCAGTGAGCAAATGACGACTGCGATTCAGCCTAGATTCACAGAATTTGAACCAGGAACTGCTGAAGAACGGACGATTACCCGTGCGTATAAGCAATTTGCGGCAGACTATGATGAAATGTTCGGTGGTTTCGGTGGTGCACCGAAGTTCCTTACCCCTCACAATCTTATGTTCCTACTGCGTTATTGGAAACAAACAGGCTCAGAGGATGCACTAAAAATGGTTGAGAAGACGTTAGATTCAATGTATCGCGGAGGAATTTACGATCATATTGGATTTGGTTTTTCAAGATATTCCACGGACCAGGAGTGGCTGGTACCGCATTTCGAAAAAATGCTTTATGACAACGCTCTAATGGCGTACACATATTTAGAGGCCTATCAAGCGACCCAGCGAGAGGAATTTGCCCGTGTGGCGGAAGAGATTTTCACCTATGTATTACGTGACATGACGCATCCCGAAGGGAGCTTTTACTCGGCGGAAGATGCCGATTCAGAAGGCGTCGAAGGGAAGTTCTATGTATGGAAACCGCAAGAAGTCTTAGAAGTTTTAGGACAAGAAGAAGGGCAGCTATATTGTAAAGCCTATGACATATCGGATTGTTCAAACTTTGAAAATTATAGTATACCGAATCTGATTCGTGCATCCTTTGTTAGAATTGCCCATGAATATGGAATTACCATTGAGAAACTAGAAGAGCGTTTAGAAATTTCAAGAAGTAAGTTGTTAGAGCATCGACAAAAGCGCGTTCATCCGCATAAAGACGACAAAATTTTAACAGCTTGGAATGGACTTATGATTGCCGCATTTGCAAAAGGGGCACAAGTCTTGAAACGCCCAATTTATAAAGAAACGGCAGAAAAAGCGATTCAATTCATTATGAACAACTTGCGACGCGAGGATGGACGTTTATTAGCGCGCTATCGTGATGGGGAAGCTAAGTTCCTAGCGTACTTAGACGACTATGCATTTATGACTTGGGGGCTTATTGAACAGTATCAAGCAACTTTTGATGCGAAATATTTGGAGATGGCATTGCAACTTCAACAACAGACTGATCAGTTATTCTGGGATGATAAGGATGGCGGATATTTCTTCTACGGAACGGATGGGGAGCAATTATTGACTCGTCCTAAGGAGATTTATGATGGAGCGATTCCTGCTGGGAACTCTGTTATTGCTTTTAATACGATTCGTTTAGCACGGTTGACAGGAAATCAGGAACTAGAGAAACGAGCAGAACAGATTATTGAAAGTTTTGCAGGCACCATCAATGAGTACCCACGGGCGTATTCATTCTTCTTACTAGCAATCCAATTTGCGTTGGGTGATACTCGTGAAATAGTGATTGTTGGCAAACAAGAAGATATAGACACTTTAAGAATGCTTGATACATTGCGTTCCAGCTTTTTGCCTGATGCTGTGATTTTATTCCGACCAGAACAACAAGATGCAAAAACGCCTATTGATAAAATAGCCCCTTTTATCCTAGGAAAAGATGCAATTGCTGGCAAAGCTACGGCATATATATGCGAAAACCAGTCATGTCAGTCACCAATTACCGACATTGATGATATGATTCAGTATTTTCATCAAAGCCAACCCGAACAACCACATGCATAA
- a CDS encoding bacteriohemerythrin, with protein MFTWTEELATGNQLIDEQHKEIFRKADVVFHLTTDNVDQEEVIKTFKYLVNYVFEHFNNEEMLMKQHHYEDYEAHKAAHTHFLKQINKFNKDLKENGVTEEFVDDLKLMMVELFVDHIDELDKKMAHAIKG; from the coding sequence ATGTTCACTTGGACTGAAGAGTTGGCAACTGGGAATCAGTTGATTGACGAGCAGCATAAGGAAATTTTTAGAAAAGCAGATGTCGTATTTCATTTAACAACTGACAATGTAGACCAGGAAGAGGTTATAAAGACCTTCAAATACTTGGTGAATTATGTATTTGAGCATTTTAACAACGAAGAAATGCTAATGAAACAGCATCATTACGAAGACTATGAGGCACATAAAGCAGCCCATACGCATTTCCTAAAACAAATTAACAAATTTAACAAGGATTTGAAAGAAAATGGTGTCACGGAAGAGTTTGTTGATGATTTAAAACTCATGATGGTCGAGTTGTTTGTTGATCATATCGATGAATTAGACAAAAAGATGGCACACGCAATAAAGGGTTAG
- a CDS encoding esterase family protein, whose amino-acid sequence MNVEYHKLYSHSLGQDMEFKVYGHAGKPVIVFPSSGGRFYEYEDFGMVEACKDFINAGAIQIFAVDSVDSQSWLNESIDPTQRAIRHNDYDVYITKEFVPYVRAKNSFAGKLLATGCSMGGYHSANFFFRHPDIFDTLIALSGVYKLNFAVGDYMDENVYFNSPLAYLPNLNDPHYLKQYSESCIVIAAGQGKWEEEILEDTYALKSILEAKNIFAWVDIWGYDVDHDWPWWRKMMPYFLNHSKLHCKTIL is encoded by the coding sequence ATGAACGTAGAATACCATAAGTTATATAGTCATAGTTTGGGTCAAGACATGGAATTCAAAGTCTATGGTCATGCTGGCAAGCCAGTGATTGTGTTTCCGTCGTCTGGTGGACGATTTTACGAATATGAAGACTTCGGCATGGTAGAAGCGTGCAAAGACTTTATTAATGCTGGCGCTATTCAAATCTTTGCGGTCGATAGTGTCGATTCGCAGTCATGGCTGAATGAAAGCATTGATCCAACCCAACGTGCAATCCGACATAACGACTATGATGTTTACATCACTAAAGAATTCGTGCCTTACGTGCGCGCAAAAAACTCTTTTGCAGGGAAGCTTCTTGCTACTGGATGTAGTATGGGGGGCTATCATAGCGCTAACTTCTTTTTTAGACATCCTGACATTTTCGATACGTTAATTGCCCTAAGTGGCGTGTATAAATTAAATTTTGCTGTCGGCGATTATATGGACGAGAATGTCTATTTCAACTCTCCACTTGCCTACTTACCTAACTTAAATGACCCACACTATTTAAAGCAGTATTCAGAGAGTTGTATCGTTATAGCTGCTGGCCAAGGGAAGTGGGAAGAAGAAATATTAGAAGATACCTATGCCCTGAAATCAATTCTTGAGGCGAAAAATATCTTTGCATGGGTCGATATTTGGGGATATGACGTGGACCACGATTGGCCGTGGTGGAGAAAGATGATGCCTTACTTCCTGAACCATAGTAAATTACATTGTAAAACGATACTATAA